GGAAACCTTAAAGTTGCAAGCCTCTCAAGGCGTGTTATTTGTTCGCACTCATGCGGATGTTAGTGAATCGACTTTAACCGCGCTTCAGGGCTTGTTAGAAGTGCGAAAAGAAGTCAAAGATTGGATAACATTGCAAGTGGTTGCTTTTCCCCAAGAGGGGATTTATGGTCATCCTAAAAATGAGGAGTTACTCGAAGAAGCACTGAGATTAGGTGCGGATGTAGTGGGAGGAATTCCTCACTATGAAATGACGCGAGAGGATGGGGTGCGATCGGTACATCGGATTTTTGAATTAGCTGAGCAATATCATCGGCTAATTGATATTCATTGTGATGAAATTGACGATGATCAATCGCGCTTTTTGGAAGTTGTGGCGGCTTGTGCAATTCGCACTGGGATGGCGTCGCGAGTCACAGCCAGCCACACAACGGCTTTTGGTTCTTATAACAATGCTTATGCCAATAAGTTGATGGGATTTTTGCAAAGAGCGCAAATTAATTTCATTGCCAATCCCTTAATTAATATTACCCTTCAAGGACGGACTGATACGTATCCTAAACGCCGAGGTGTAACGCGTGTCAAAGAATTGTGGCAAGCTGGTTTGAATGTCAGTTTAGGTCATGATTGCATCCAAGACCCCTGGTATAGTTTAGGAACGGGAAATATGCTGAATGTAGCCCACATGGCGGTTCACGTTTGCCAGATGACGGGAATGGCTGAAATTGATGCTTGTTTTGATATGGTGACCGTTCATGGCGCTAAAACCTTGAATTTGCTAGATAGCTATGGAATTGAAGTTGGGAAACCAGCTAATGTGATTGTCTTAGAGGCTGATAGTCGATACGAGGCGATTCGTCGTCAATCGACTGTTCGTTATGTGATTTCCCAAGGGAAGTTATTAGCTCATACAGAAGCGCCAAGAACTGAATGGAA
This genomic interval from Microcoleus sp. AS-A8 contains the following:
- the codA gene encoding cytosine deaminase — protein: MTPIPYDLLLRRCRLFNDEVDIGIRDGLIAAISPQLSEPGKLELDIQGQLVSPPFVESHIHLDSALTSGEPRWNQSGTLFEGIEIWRERKQSLTLEDVKNRAKETLKLQASQGVLFVRTHADVSESTLTALQGLLEVRKEVKDWITLQVVAFPQEGIYGHPKNEELLEEALRLGADVVGGIPHYEMTREDGVRSVHRIFELAEQYHRLIDIHCDEIDDDQSRFLEVVAACAIRTGMASRVTASHTTAFGSYNNAYANKLMGFLQRAQINFIANPLINITLQGRTDTYPKRRGVTRVKELWQAGLNVSLGHDCIQDPWYSLGTGNMLNVAHMAVHVCQMTGMAEIDACFDMVTVHGAKTLNLLDSYGIEVGKPANVIVLEADSRYEAIRRQSTVRYVISQGKLLAHTEAPRTEWKK